The window CGGTCAGCTGGTGGGCCTGAGCCAGAGCCTGGACCAGCTCGCCCATTCTCGGGCGGCTGAGCAGGAAGCCGACCAGGCCGGGGCTCAGCGTCTCGCAGCCAGTGGAGTCGACCCGAACAGCCTGCGCCTGGCGCTGGCAGCCCTGTCGCAGGAGGAATCGGTCAGACGTGGCGAAAGCGCCTCCCTGCGGCTGCTCTCGAGCCACCCGGAACTGGCCGACCGGATGCGTCAGCTGGATGCACGCTGGCGTGGCCACCGGCCGGCGCGCGTGCCGGCCCTTTACGATGCGCATGCCTGGCAACGGCTGCGAGTGGCCTGCACCGGGCATTAAGCGCCGCAACGGCCAGGGCACGTTCACGCCAGCGTGGCCACCAGGGCGACCCGGGCGGCATAGGATTGATCCCGCGTGGGCATCGCAGAGGCCAGGCGTTCCTGGACAAAAAATGCCAACGCCTCACGCTCCTGCGCCCGACGAACCGGATCCGCCTCTTCCGCCAGATCGGCCGCGTAGGCCGCAGCAAAAAAGACATCCGCCAGTTTTTCAAGGTGTGGCCGCAGGAACAAAACCGCCATTCCGTCGTCGGGTTCCGAGGCGATTCGCGGCCAGGCCTGCTGGGCCTGCTGAAAGACCTCCCAGGCGGGTTGCAGAAGACCCGTTCCATCATCTGCCTGTTCCAGGCGGCGTTGCAGGCCCGCGAAAAACCCCTCACGCAGCCCGTCGCGCTGAAAATCGCGCGAGGTTTGGGCCAGCAGCACGTTGTGGGTGCCCTCCCAGTTCTCGTACACCACGTTGTCGCGCAGCAGTCGCGGCAGGACTGAGAAGGACTCGATCGCCCCATTGCCTCCAAGCGTTTCGATCGCCGTCAGCACCACCCGATGGGAATGCTGACAAGAGGCCATCTTGCAGAGGTTCACGGCAATCCGCACAAAGGCCCGCTCTGGCTCGTCGGGCGCCTCGACGCGCGCCAGCGCATCGAGTGCGGCCGCCAGATGTAGGCTCCCCGCCAGCAGGACCGCACTCACGGCCGCCGTGCGCGCCAGCATTTCCTGCACCAGCGGAAATTCGGCAATCGGGCGTCCAAAGGCCTGCCGTGACCGGGCATACCCCTGCGCCACCAGATGGGCCCGTCGCGCGATTCCGGCACAGCCGGTGGTGTTGTAGAGACGGGAGGTGTTGATGACGTGGTTCATCACATGCCGAAAGCCATCTTCGGCGCGCCCGATGGCGTAACCCACCGCTCCCTCGAAATCGATCTCGGCCGAGGGCAGGGAGCGGGTGCCCAGCTTGTCCTTCAAACGTCGCAATCGGAAATGATTGAGACGGCCGTCCTCGAGACGTCGAGGCACCAGCAGGAGCGCCAGACCGGCCGTCCCCTCGGGCGCCTCCTCGATGCGCGCGGTCATCAGAATCAGGTCGGCACCGGCGTTGGAGCAGAACCATTT is drawn from Candidatus Sericytochromatia bacterium and contains these coding sequences:
- a CDS encoding acyl-CoA dehydrogenase family protein, which codes for MAERHEQARQDLHIWQNGQPANFYQTNPQLQRLSRCWLPADALARHDADLRHFGALAATTLDQAAIVNNRDGNLPRLDRWSPIGERTEGIEHHPAYEACGRAIYQEGRLIAVYAERPANVLAQALFYLSSHVGEAGHNCPVACTAGLVSVLQGPASPELRARYLPPLLNDAWGERFDGAQFLTEIQGGSDVGANAVVARPDGEAFGTTCWRVWGEKWFCSNAGADLILMTARIEEAPEGTAGLALLLVPRRLEDGRLNHFRLRRLKDKLGTRSLPSAEIDFEGAVGYAIGRAEDGFRHVMNHVINTSRLYNTTGCAGIARRAHLVAQGYARSRQAFGRPIAEFPLVQEMLARTAAVSAVLLAGSLHLAAALDALARVEAPDEPERAFVRIAVNLCKMASCQHSHRVVLTAIETLGGNGAIESFSVLPRLLRDNVVYENWEGTHNVLLAQTSRDFQRDGLREGFFAGLQRRLEQADDGTGLLQPAWEVFQQAQQAWPRIASEPDDGMAVLFLRPHLEKLADVFFAAAYAADLAEEADPVRRAQEREALAFFVQERLASAMPTRDQSYAARVALVATLA